In the Quercus lobata isolate SW786 chromosome 5, ValleyOak3.0 Primary Assembly, whole genome shotgun sequence genome, one interval contains:
- the LOC115990993 gene encoding uncharacterized protein LOC115990993, which translates to MAVHSRDEALMCKVFPSSLGPMAMRWFDSLKPNSINSFKQLTQAFGSRFITSSRVPRPLDSLLSLSMREGETLKAYSNRYWKMYNEIEGNYNDVAISTFKRDLPTEHGLRKSLTGKPVTSVRQLMDRIDKYKRVEEDQQTGKGKAKVVPQERRDFRSDRFNNNNRPRRDYLEQSGSIGAQAVHAVFREPLHKILEKVKNEPFFQWPSRMVGDPAKRNQNLYCEYHQEPGHTTNDCRNLKNHLDWLV; encoded by the coding sequence ATGGCCGTCCATTCCAGGGACGAGGCAttgatgtgcaaagtgtttCCGTCCAGTTTGGGAcctatggcgatgagatggtttgacagCCTCAAGCCAAActccataaattcctttaagCAGCTAACACAGGCTTTCGGTTCTCGCTTCATAACGAGcagcagggttcctcggcctttaGATTCCCTcctgtccttgtccatgcgagaaggagAGACCCTGAAGGCCTACTCGAACAGGTATTGGAAGATGTATAACGAGATAGAGGGAAATTACAATGACGTCGCCATCAGCACATTCAAGAGGGACCTACCAACAGAGCATGGTTTAAGAAAGTCCCTGACTGGGAAACCGGTCACCagcgtgcgccaactcatggaccgaATCGACAAATACAAGAGAGTCGAAGAGGACCAACAGACGGGAAAGGGCaaagcgaaggttgtccctcaggagaggagggactttaGGTCAGACCGCTTTAACAACAATAACCGGCCGAGAAGGGATTACTTGGAGCAGTCTGGATCCATCGGGGCACaggcagtccatgctgtgttccgagaaccattACATAAGATCCTAGAAAAAGTGAAGAACGAACCGTTCTTTCAATGGCCAAGTAGGATGGTAGGCGACCCTGcgaaacgtaaccagaacctatATTGCGAATATCACCAAGAACCAGGCCACACCACCAATGACTGCAGAAATCTGAAAAACCACTTGGACTGGCTGGTCTGA